The Pempheris klunzingeri isolate RE-2024b chromosome 1, fPemKlu1.hap1, whole genome shotgun sequence genome includes a region encoding these proteins:
- the trim66 gene encoding tripartite motif-containing protein 66 yields MEKSCSECSEPTLAQSLCTLCNKWLCYQCTDVHQHQRASATSQFMDLHQQQRPSATQCPDLHQRGSSSLPPTGQGPGSYPCSLLMCHSHRQEPLELFCESCDLLCCSSCHLSSHKNHRVVQIGKALQDQQWLFENLMVQVEERRSAVENNAKQIEDRLHGVKIAHRKAENQIKMAKMIMMNELNKRANLLIEQLEKISEDFQQRLEDQLQGAIEICGQLDHVQKFITWATTQHCRGPVLFSRALISLQMQQLLEPSLHSDSWSPVKIKFNWDASYWTKQVTSLGQLTVEGGNCSYPQGLPCSSILRPQPVTCMALPPVCHRGREPGCGYQACCELQMCCLHGIPSQPDLSSLTKSQVETSLYKSSCVQPALMSASLLQSQQLQRCCDPDSLLQCPPPSSPVPIMGPIQLNCSRGSTSQPQASASQPQSQTKSYLYHQNQREVLPDSQAQPNTDRSRKLSTSTALQQDLSYTAVDRDGMTEENWEERCRVMAARGQTESRELQHEELQQDRREQSPVQQQLLHARPAAELRNEQQRNKHTLLLRDHRDGRRSTSLEVSVTAHECVSDVQSSRLSPSGVCTRRKRRSQSIPAELAAPSTSPYSERPTGCTLGPEAGAANKYASIDPRQRRASDGVLCVVKETSSDAAPPRGHRSPRLSYKTEPDHSFTYVSEETDYTAKETRMVSRNGHNSNKDVQKDSGRPRVPVVCLERLKILVSQLPPHGRRQSDPLPASGAERSDTVPQQRTWHNATAERTAGSAEIMRTARSLTAPSYAERQNHGQFTTDANTSEFDSRGKISSCKASALLSTDPKYVPQRYSALDLDSDSDPRSVSEDAVASWADPDPQLDSDASPDSDPNAEFSSEAELECLPEEKSVASGDIGLCGEPDIAGDSEPSLEYEADPESDVGAGSEDGQGLDADAEFGDAETESDVQPDYDRSFQAETDSDVASDQPPDSQGSVESELDIESEPELTTDDPQPLRSDLEEESHIGPAQRPLLIANPAPQRGTEEVQPDQHNAEIESEDFCAVCLIGGDLLCCDRCPKVFHLSCHIPSLLSFPSGDWVCTLCRDTVHPEVEYDCENERTSGEHTSAHRQSGCDQRKCERLTLLILSNILSAPFHEPVSPLARHYYQIIKRPMDLSVIRAKLNKKNGQHYNSPDQFVADVYLMFRNCAKFNYPDSEVAQAGRSLEAFFTSKLKEVFPDRVFPAAEADSDSDEYDEAYRTAESGFPWPERREQCHRKRKRRHSLKSRRNHF; encoded by the exons ATGGAGAAG aGCTGCTCAGAGTGTTCAGAGCCCACACTTGCACAGAGCCTGTGTACACTCTGCAACAAGTGGTTGTGTTACCAGTGCACAGATgtgcatcagcatcagagagccTCTGCCACTTCACAGTTCATGGACTTGCACCAACAACAGAGGCCCAGTGCCACGCAGTGCCCCGACCTGCACCAGAGAGGCTCCAGCTCTCTGCCGCCCACTGGACAAG GCCCGGGGTCGTATCCTTGTTCCCTCCTCATGTGCCACTCTCACAGACAGGAGCCCTTGGAGCTGTTTTGTGAGTCATGTGACCTTCTGTGCTGTAGCAGCTGTCACCTGTCCTCCCACAAAAACCACAG AGTGGTGCAGATTGGGAAGGCCCTACAGGATCAGCAGTGGCTGTTTGAGAACCTGATGGTGCAGGTGGAAGAGAGGAGGTCTGCAGTGGAGAACAACGCTAAACAGATAGAGGACAG ACTTCATGGAGTAAAGATTGCACACAGGAAGGCAGAGAACCAGATTAAAATGGCAAAGATGATTATGATGAACGAGCTTAACAAACGAGCCAACCTATTAATAGAGCAACTGGAG AAAATCTCAGAAGACTTCCAGCAGCGTCTGGAGGACCAGCTGCAGGGGGCAATAGAGATATGTGGCCAGCTGGACCATGTCCAGAAGTTCATCACCTGGGCTACGACCCAGCACTGCAGAGGCCCGGTGCTCTTCAGCAGGGCTCTG ATTTCACTCCAGATGCAGCAGCTGCTTGAGCCGTCACTCCACTCAGACTCTTGGAGTCCTGTTAAGATCAAATTCAACTGGGATGCCAGTTACTGGACAAAGCAGGTTACCTCTTTAG GTCAGTTGACTGTTGAAGGGGGAAACTGCTCTTATCCTCAGGGATTGCCCTGCTCCAGCATTCTGAGGCCTCAACCGGTCACCTGCATGGCTCTGCCGCCTGTGTGCCACAGAGGACGAGAACCAGGCTGTGGGTACCAGGCCTGCTGTGAGCTCCAGATGTGTTGCCTGCACGGCATTCCCTCTCAACCGGATCTGTCCAGTCTGACCAAGAGTCAGGTGGAAACCTCACTCTATAAGTCCAGCTGTGTTCAGCCTGCCCTCATGTCTGCCTCCTTACTCCAGagccagcagctccagaggtGCTGCGACCCAGACAGCTTGTTGCAGTGTCCTCCCCCTTCATCGCCTGTCCCAATCATGGGACCCATCCAGCTCAACTGCAGTCGAGGATCTACTTCCCAGCCACAAGCTAGCGCCTCTCAGCCCCAGTCTCAAACAAAATCTTATCTCTATCACCAAAACCAGAGAGAGGTTCTCCCAGACAGCCAGGCTCAGCCAAATACAGACCGCAGCCGGAAGCTGTCCACCAGcacagctctgcagcaggacCTCAGCTACACAGCTGTGGACAGAGATGGGATGACTGAAGAGAACTGGGAAGAGAGATGCAGAGTGATGGCGGCTCGTGGacaaacagaaagcagagagctgcagcatgaGGAGCTACAGCAGGACAGGAGGGAGCAGAGTCCTGTccaacagcagctgctccacGCTCGTCCTGCAGCAGAGCTGAGaaatgagcagcagagaaacaaacataCGCTGTTGCTCAGAGACCACAGAGATGGCAGG AGATCCACATCCCTGGAGGTGTCGGTGACAGCCCACGAGTGTGTATCTgatgtgcagagcagcaggctCAGCCCTAGCGGGGTGTGCACGAGGAGGAAGAGACGCTCCCAGAGCATCCCGGCAGAACTGGCAGCCCCATCCACCAGCCCTTACTCTGAAAGGCCCACAGGATGCACTCTGGGCCCAGAGGCAGGAGCTGCTAATAAG TATGCCAGTATTGATCCCAGACAGAGGAGAGCCTCAGATGGAGTTCTTTGTGTTGTCAAGGAAACTTCGTCTGATGCGGCCCCCCCCAGAGGCCACCGCTCCCCTCGACTGTCCTATAAGACTGAGCCAG ATCATTCTTTTACTTACGTCAGTGAAGAGACTGATTATACGGCCAAGGAGACACGCATGGTATCAAGAAATGGACACAACAG TAACAAAGATGTTCAGAAGGATTCAGGGAGGCCCAGGGTTCCAGTGGTTTGCTTAGAGCGTCTCAAAATACTTGTGTCTCAGCTTCCCCCACACGGCCGACGGCAGAGTGACCCTTTACCTGCCAGCGGGGCGGAGAGGAGTGATACTGTCCCGCAACAGAGAACCTGGCACAATGCAACGGCTGAA AGGACAGCTGGAAGCGCTGAGATCATGAGGACTGCCCGCTCTCTCACAGCGCCATCATATGCAGAGCGACAGAACCACGGTCAGTTTACCACAGACGCAAACACGAGTGAGTTTGACAGTCGAGGGAAAATCAGCTCCTGTAAAGCATCCGCACTGCTGTCCACTGACCCTAAATATGTGCCGCAACGTTACTCTGCACTGGATCTAGACTCTGACTCTGATCCCAGATCAGTCTCAGAAGACGCGGTTGCCTCTTGGGCGGATCCAGACCCACAGCTAGACTCCGATGCCTCACCAGATTCTGACCCAAATGCAGAGTTTTCATCTGAGGCTGAGCTTGAATGTTTACCTGAGGAGAAGTCAGTGGCTTCGGGAGATATAGGGCTCTGCGGTGAACCTGATATTGCGGGGGATTCAGAGCCAAGCCTTGAATATGAGGCAGACCCAGAATCAGATGTAGGAGCAGGGTCAGAGGACGGCCAGGGGCTGGACGCTGATGCGGAATTTGGCGATGCTGAAACAGAGTCAGACGTCCAGCCTGACTATGATCGCAGTTTCCAGGCAGAGACTGACTCTGACGTAGCATCTGATCAGCCTCCAGACTCTCAGGGCTCTGTGGAGTCTGAGCTCGACATAGAATCTGAACCTGAACTGACAACTGACGACCCACAACCGCTTCGCTCTGATCTGGAAGAGGAGTCCCACATTGGTCCTGCTCAGAGGCCGCTTCTGATCGCAAACCCTGCCCCtcagagaggcacagaggaagTCCAGCCTGACCAGCACAATGCAGAGATAGAGAGTGAGGacttctgtgctgtgtgtctgattgGAGGGGACCTGCTGTGCTGTGACCGCTGTCCTAAAGTCTTTCATCTGTCTTGCCACATCCCGTCTCTGCTGAGCTTCCCCTC GGGTGACTGGGTGTGCACCCTGTGCAGAGATACTGTGCACCCAGAGGTCGAGTACGACTGTGAAAATGAGAGAACATCTGGCGAACACACTtcagcacacagacagtcagGATGTGACCAGAGA AAATGTGAGCGGCTGACTCTTCTGATCCTCAGTAACATCCTGAGTGCTCCCTTCCATGAGCCCGTCAGTCCACTT GCTCGTCATTACTACCAGATCATTAAGAGGCCTATGGACCTGTCCGTGATCAGGGCCAAACTAAACAAGAAGAATGGCCAACATTATAACTCACCAGACCAGTTTGTTGCTGATGTCTATCTCATGTTCCGCAACTGTGCAAAGTTTAATTat CCCGACTCTGAGGTGGCCCAAGCAGGCCGCAGCCTGGAGGCGTTCTTCACCTCCAAGCTTAAAGAGGTTTTCCCAGACAGAGTTTTCCCTGCGGCTGAGGCGGACTCTGACAGTGATGAGTACGATGAGGCCTACAGGACTGCCGAGAGTGGTTTCCCCTggccagagaggagggagcagtgccacaggaagaggaagaggagacactcTCTCAAGTCGAGGAGGAATCACTTCTAA